A single genomic interval of Sceloporus undulatus isolate JIND9_A2432 ecotype Alabama chromosome 2, SceUnd_v1.1, whole genome shotgun sequence harbors:
- the CYGB gene encoding cytoglobin isoform X1 encodes MEKVQGEMEIERWERNEEMSDAEKKVIQETWSRVYANCEDVGVSVLIRFFVNFPSAKHYFSQFKHMEDPLEMEKSLQLRKHGRRVMGAINSVVENIYDSEKVASVLALVGKAHAVKHKVEPVYFQILTGVILEVLAEEYTNEFTSPEVQRAWGKMKTLICTHVTAAYKEVGWVQYPNTTMNPQVTAAVAAAAGPTAK; translated from the exons ATGGAGAAAGTCCAAGGAGAAATGGAGATTgagagatgggaaagaaatgaAGAGATGTCAGATGCAGAGAAAAAGGTGATCCAGGAGACATGGAGCAGAGTGTATGCGAACTGCGAGGATGTTGGGGTCTCCGTACTGATCAG GTTTTTTGTCAACTTCCCATCTGCCAAGCATTACTTCAGCCAATTCAAGCACATGGAGGACCCACTAGAGATGGAAAAAAGTCTGCAGCTGCGTAAACACGGCAGGCGGGTGATGGGGGCTATTAACAGCGTGGTGGAGAATATCTATGATTCAGAGAAGGTTGCCTCCGTTCTAGCATTGGTGGGCAAGGCGCACGCTGTCAAGCACAAAGTTGAACCTGTCTACTTCCAG ATTCTCACTGGCGTGATACTTGAAGTGCTTGCAGAAGAATATACCAATGAGTTCACGTCTCCAGAGGTTCAAAGAGCCTGGGGAAAGATGAAGACCCTCATCTGCACTCACGTGACCGCCGCGTACAAGGAGGTGGGCTGGGTGCAGTATCCGAACACCACCAT